A stretch of DNA from Syntrophorhabdales bacterium:
GCGAACCGCAGTCCTGATTCACGGATGTGGCGGAGAAATGACTTCAACTGCTTCGGATAGCATCTGATACACACCTGTTCAATTGTCTCCTCGATCCAGACTCCACCGCATTCATCAAAAATAAATTCAGGCAGAATTTCCTCTACGCCTTTTTCGGCAACGAGATCGACACGCACTACGTATTTTGTCCCCGGTGGTTTCACGAGAGAATACCCTGTGCCTGGGTTATTTGCGGCCGGCCTGCGGCCCGGTTATGCGTGCGGATGGATTGTGCTTCCTGTTTTCGAGAAGTCGTAGCCCACAAAGTTCTTTGCATAGCGCATCATTTTGCCTTGATCAAAGCGCTCAAGGAAACTCTCTACAGGTGCAGCTTGGCCATATGCTTCCGAGACGATGAGATCGAACCGCTCTCTAAAGAGAGGGACGAAATGCAGATTGAGCATGTGGGCTATATAGCGGATACCAAACGCAGCATCGGCCTCTCCTCTCAGCACTGCCAATCCTGCCTGTAAGTGCGACTCCACCTCGTCGGCATAACCCTTGATGTGCCCGGGATCAATGTCCTTCTCGTGGAGCAAGAAGTCCAGAAGAAGTCGTGTCCCCGTACCCTGGTTCCTGTTGATAAAGCGTACACGCTTAGACGCGATATCTTCGAGCGAACGTATTTTCTTAGGGTTATCCGGGGCAAGGTAGATGCCCTGCTCTCTCAGGTAGAGGTGTATCACCTTGTAGCGCTGGTGGCTCAAATAGCGTTCCATGTATCCGGTGTTATACTCTTTTTTCTCAACATCAAGGATGTGTACGCACGCAAGATTTGCTGCACCGCTCCGCAAGAGTTTAAGCCCGTTCATGCTGCCGACCGGTGCATAGAAAATGGTGCTCGACTCTTCCTTGTTGTACGTGTCGATTACGCGCCTGATAAGAGGATCGTCGCTTCCAGCGATGTAGAGATGTTTCTCTCTCTCGGTATTCTCTGCAATCCAGGCATCGATGAGTTCTTTGGCAAAAGCTATTTTGCCGCCAATTTTTGTGTGGGGCAGGGTGGATGATCTGACAAGCTGATAAATCTTTTTTTCGTTAATTTTAAGATATCTGGATAGCTCTTTGGCTGAAAGGATCTCCACGACGGAAGTATACAGAAGTCGGCATGCTTTTTCAATCAAACGGGTTGTGCACAGGGCCAATCAAGATGTCTCGAAAAGCAGTATTGTGGTATTTTGGGTATTATTGGTTATATTGTGAGGTTAAAGGCCGCAAAGTGTAAGCATTTAGCTTGAATTATCGGCCGGGGCAAGGTATGCTTTTTCTTCTAATCCGGTTGCATTCTGGCTGATCCACATTTAATCACCGAGGAGGTATTCGTGAGAAGCTGGCTGGTTCTTTTGTTGATGTTGATAGTGTGTACGTGTGCAATGTCAGGCATAACCCGCGCCGAGACGCAGAAGTTTATTCTTCTGAGTAGCACCATAGGTCCCATTGATGCAGGCATTGTTGAGGTACTCGAGAATGGTTTTGAAAAAGAGACTGGCATCAGGGTCAGACACGTGGGTGCGGGCACAGGAGCAGCTCTCGACATTGCAAAGCAGGGTAACGTAGACCTCGTGATGGTGCATGCGAAATCACTCGAGGAGAAATTTGTCGCCGAAGGCTTTGGTACAGAACGTATTGACCTCATGTACAACGACTTTGTCATCATGGGGCCGGCGAACGATCCCGCCGGTATCAAGGGGATGACCTCGGCGACAGATGCGCTCAGGAGGATTTCGGAAAAAGGTGCGCTCTTCATTTCCCGCGGCGACAAGTCGGGCACGCATGTGGCGGAAATGGAGTTGTGGCAGAAAGCCGGAATCAAGCCGAGTGGTTCCTGGTATCAGGTGTACGAAAAGGGATCTCTGGGAAACGCTCCGACGCTTCGCTACGCTGACGAAAAGGGGGCGTATACGGTCATGGATAGGGCGACATACCTTACTCTTCAGAAACAGATCAAACTCGCCGTGCTTGTTGAAAAGGACGAAGCGCTTCTGAATTACATCAGTCTCATTCCTGTCAATCCTAAAAAATTTCCGAAGGTGAATTACGAGGACACGATGACTTTCGTGAAGTGGTTGACGTCTCCTGAGAAGGGGCAGCTTCTCATTCGGGATTTTGGCAAGGACAAATACGGGAGCCCTCTCTTTTTCCCCAACTCTAAGGAATGGAGAAGCGCGCAAGGTTTGAAGTGACAATGGATAGAGAATCTTATCACAGATGTACGCAGATTGCGTGATGAAAAGAGTCTTGTTTGAGAAACATTACAAGG
This window harbors:
- a CDS encoding helix-turn-helix transcriptional regulator; amino-acid sequence: MEILSAKELSRYLKINEKKIYQLVRSSTLPHTKIGGKIAFAKELIDAWIAENTEREKHLYIAGSDDPLIRRVIDTYNKEESSTIFYAPVGSMNGLKLLRSGAANLACVHILDVEKKEYNTGYMERYLSHQRYKVIHLYLREQGIYLAPDNPKKIRSLEDIASKRVRFINRNQGTGTRLLLDFLLHEKDIDPGHIKGYADEVESHLQAGLAVLRGEADAAFGIRYIAHMLNLHFVPLFRERFDLIVSEAYGQAAPVESFLERFDQGKMMRYAKNFVGYDFSKTGSTIHPHA
- a CDS encoding substrate-binding domain-containing protein, which encodes MRSWLVLLLMLIVCTCAMSGITRAETQKFILLSSTIGPIDAGIVEVLENGFEKETGIRVRHVGAGTGAALDIAKQGNVDLVMVHAKSLEEKFVAEGFGTERIDLMYNDFVIMGPANDPAGIKGMTSATDALRRISEKGALFISRGDKSGTHVAEMELWQKAGIKPSGSWYQVYEKGSLGNAPTLRYADEKGAYTVMDRATYLTLQKQIKLAVLVEKDEALLNYISLIPVNPKKFPKVNYEDTMTFVKWLTSPEKGQLLIRDFGKDKYGSPLFFPNSKEWRSAQGLK